Within the Halobaculum limi genome, the region GTTCCCCTCGTACACCGGGACCCGTTCGTGGTCGGCCTGCACGCACGTCTCGATAGCCTCGTCGATGGAGGCATCCTTCGGCACCGCCGTCACGTCCAGCCGCGGCGTCATCACCTCCTTGGCGATGGTCTTGTTGAATCGGAAGATGCGGTCGAGCATCTCGCGTTCCTCCTCCTCGATGACGCCCTCACGTTCCCCGGTCTGGATCATATTCTGGATCTCGTCGCGGGTGACGTACGAGGTCTCGATGGCCGACCGGCCGCCGGTCACCTTGTTGATGACGCGAGTGAGGTAGTCGAAGACGACGATGAGCGGGAACAGGACATACTCCGAGAGCTTCAGCGGCCGTGCGATCCGCATCGCCCACGACTCGGAGTTCTCGACGGCGTAGCTCTTGGGTGCGGACTCACCGAACAGCAACACCAGCGCGGTGATCCCGAACGTCGCGGCGATGACCGCCTGCCCCTGCGACATGTAGATGGCGAACAGCCCCGTCGCGATCGACGACATCGCGATGTTGACGATGTTGTTCCCGACGAGGATCGTGACCAGGAGACGGTGCGGGTCGTCTTTCAGTTCCTTCACCGCCTCCGCGCCGACTTTCCCGTCTTCGACCAGTTGCTCGACGCGATGGCTCGCCAACGAGAACATCGCGATCTCCGACGAGGAGAAGAACGCCGACAGTCCGATGAGGACGACGATAGCGAAGACGCCGGCGATAGTGATCGTGGTGTCGTTGATCGGAACCACGTTCGCGAGTCCCCCGAGTTGCGCGGGCGCGACTACTGATGCGAGTACCGGCGGCAAACCCATGTGATACGGAGGCTAGTCCGGCCCCCGGATTAAGCGTTGTCCTCGCGGGCGGCGATTCGAGAGACAGACTGGCGTTCCGCGGGCGAAGCCATTAGGAGATGGGAGACGGTACTGGCAGGTATGTCTGAGACCGATATCACCCTGTACCGCCTGCAGGCGTGCCCGTACTGCGAGCGGGTCGTGCGGAAACTCGACCAGTACGACCTCGCGTACGAGTCGCGGTTCGTCGAACCGATGCACTCCGACCGGAACGCGGTGGCGCGACTCACCGGCAAGCGCTCGGTGCCGGCCATCCGCGACGAGAACACCGGCGTCACGATGTCAGAGTCGGGCAACATCGTCGAGTACCTCGACCGCACGTACGGCGAGGGCGGCGCGGCTGGGGGTGCCTGAATGGTCGACTTCGACGTCGTCGAACTCCCCGAGACGGACCACGTCGCCGAAGGCGAGGCCGCACCCGACTTCACCCGTCCGCTCGTCGGCGCGGAGTACTGGCGCGACGCCGCGCTGTCGGACATCGAGGGCCCGGTCGCGCTCGTGTTCTTCCCGATGGACGGCGCGTTCCCCGCGACGTACGTGTGGAACGAGATTCGCGACCGCGAGTGGGGTCACGGCGACAGCGAGGGCGTCACCGTCGTCGGCGTCTCCATCTCGACGCCGTACGAGCACAAGACGTTCCTCGACGAGCGTGAGATGGAGTACGAACTGTTCTCCGACCCCGGCTGTGGCGTCGGCGAGGCGTACGGTGTCGTCCACGACCTCGACGGAATGACCGGCGTCCGCGAACACCGGCCGGCGATCTTCCTCCTCGACGACGACCACACCGTCGAGTACGCGTGGGTCGCCGCCGAGTGGCCCGACTTCCCCGACTACGACGAGGTCGAATCGCACCTCGACTCCCTGTAACCGAGCGCCATGCCCTCCGACGACCCAACAGACGAGCGCAGCAACGACGATGTCGAGCGAGCGGCAACTGCGATTCGCGCGGGCGAGGCGGTAGTGTACCCAACCGAGACCGTGTACGGCCTCGGAGCAGACGCGACCAACGCCGACGCGGTCGAACGCGTGTTCGAGTTGAAGGGTCGCGCCCGTGACAAGCCGCTGTCCGTCGCGTTCGGGTCCGTCGAGGCGGCGCTGTCGCTGGTTCCCGCGAGCGACCGCGCCGCCCGCTTCGCGCAAGCGTTCCTCCCCGGCCCGGTGACGGTCGTCGTCGACCGCGGCGACACGCTCGCGCCGGAACTCACCGACGGCGACCCTCGCGTCGGGATTCGCGTGCCCGACCACGCGACGGCGCGGGCGCTCGCGGACGCCGCCGGTCCGATCACCGCGACGAGCGCGAACCGCTCGGGTGCGGGGAGCGTCCGCCGTGTCGCGGATCTGGACCCAGCGATTCGCGAGGCGGTCGGCGCGGTCATCGACGAGGGAGAGACCCCCGGCGGCGAGAGTACGGTCGTCGACCCCGACCGCGGTGTGATCCACCGCGCCGGCCCCCTCGCCGACGAGATACGCGAGTGGCTGGCAACCCACCCCTGAGGTAGTCACAGCCCCTGCAGACTCCGGAGACTCCGCGTTCGAACCCCGCAGTTCGTGCGGTGGCGACAGGCCCGACACTTCTCGTCGTTCGATAGTCGTGCGGGGACGCCCTCCATCGCTCGGAGCGTTCGCAAAACGCGACGGTACGTTCCCGAGCGGCGTACCGACGCGCGAACCTCGCGAACGACGGCGTGAGCAGGATACTCCACGAGCGCTCGCCGAATTGGTCGTTCCTCGGACCACGACAGCGCCGCCATCGCCGCAACCGCCTTCACCGACTGTGGCTCCCACACCCCCTGTTCGGGCGGGGAACCGGGCGAGACGATTACGGGCACGGGCGGCGCGTTTGTGGGATCGCCGTCCTCGTCGCGGGGAACGTCAGACCCCATCGCGCCGAGGACTTTGTGGGCAATCCCGCGAGCATCCTTCCCGTCGAGAAGCGCCCGCGTGTACGGCGGATTCGCGAGCGTCGCCCAGTCGTCGCGGGCGGCGAGACTATCGAGGGCCACGCGATACTCGTCGGGGCGACAGTCGATGGGTTCCTCGGACAGGGTCGCGTCGTCCATCGAACGAAGTTCGGGGTAGCGAAACGCCAGGTCGATCCGACGGGTCGCCTCCGGCGGCGGTGAACGGTCGCCCTCGCGACGGTCGTAGTACAGTTGGCGCGGGCAGTACGTCGCCGTCGCGAGGTCGGTGAACGTCGCCTTCTCTGTCGACACGGGGACGCTGGAGCCGTATTCGTATTTGAACGTTCGAGGGAGCGCGGCGGAGCGGTCGCGGAGGCGTCGGCAGAATGTGGATACTGTGTGCCGTCGGCGCAGTCGCGGTGCGGAAGCGGAACCATCGTGCGCTGTACCGCGAGCGAGGGCCCTCAGGCCTGAGCGAGCGGCCTTTTGATCATCGACGGGTTTTGGCGGGGGTCGAGTGCGCCGAAGGCGCGCGAGGCCCCCGTGAAAAGTGGTCGGTTCAGAAGGAAACGTTCGTCTCGATGTCTTCGGCGGCCTCACGAAGACCGTCCTCACGCGCGTCGGCGGTGTGGCCCTCCTTCAGGTCGGACTCAGTGAGCAGTTCTGCGAACTCGTCGCGGAAGCGGTCGTTGGCGCGGGTAGAGCGGGCGTCGACGGCGACGACGCGCGAGTAGTGGGCGACCGTCTCCTCGTCGGCGTCGAGTTCCGCCGCACGCTCGGGTATCGGCACGTCATCGACGTGGAGCGACCGAAGCGCCGCGAACTCGAAGGGAGCGTCCCGGTCGGACTCGCGAACGAGGTGCAGATCCATCCGAGCGTCGAATACCTCGTCCCCGTCGATTCCGAGTTCGTCCGCGATGGCGTCGTCGTCGGCCTCCTCGAAGAACAGCGAGACGACACGCTGGAGGTCCGACGCCGAAAGGTCCGATTCGAAGTCGTAGCGCTCGCGCATACGCCCGACCAGTTCGGCGACACGCTCGTCGGCGTTGGACTCGGCTGCGAGTGAGCCCCGTCCCTCCTCCTGTCGCTCCGTGACCGTCTCCCCGCCGGTCGTGTCGAGGAAGATGTCGCGGAGTTCGGCCGTCTTCTCGTCCATAGAACCCATTTCACGCCGGGGAGGGCAAAAAACGTGTTGGAGGGTCCAGCGTACTCAGAGGATGGCGGGGCAACCCGAAAATCGACCGCCGGAAGCCGAGTGCCCCGGTCGTTCACACAAAATGGTGTGAGAAGATTTAACCACGGACGGAAACCCGATACGGATATGCAAGCCGACGTGACGCGCGAGACCTTCTGGACCATCGGTCCCGTCGGGAAGGCCGCGTTCTACTACCTCGCGGCGGTCGCGCTGGCGGTGTTCGCCTACGGCACCTACCAGCGGTTCGCGCGGTACGCCGAGGGCGAAGACGACTGGTTCGACCGCCTCGACGACCTCCCGGGGCGTATCCTGCGGGCCGCCCGCATCGTCGCCTCCAACCGCAACCAGTATGACCGCGACCTGTACGCGGGCGTGATGCACTCGTTCATCCTGTGGGGCTTCCTCACGCTCCTCATTGGGACGACCATCCTCGGCATCGACCTGGACTTCTGGCGACCGGTGACGGGCAGTTCCTTCTTCGTCGGCGACTTCTACCTCTCGTACTCGTTCGTGATGGACGCGATGGGCCTGTTGTTCGTCGTCGGCGTCGGGATGGCCATCTACCGCCGCTACACCGAACGCGAGGGCCGCTTGTGGGGGAAACACACCTCGCTGGAGGACGACGCGTTCGTCTGGACCCTCCTCGCCCTCGGCGTCGGCGGCTACGTGTTGGAGGCGTTCCGCATCATCGGCTCCGCGGAGTTCGTCGCCTTCGAGCGAGTGTCGTTCGTCGGCTACTTCCTCGCCGGCGTGTTCTTCGAGGCGGGCGTCGACGCCGGCCTCGCAGAGACGCTGTACCACTGGACGTGGTGGAGTCACGCCATCCTCGCGTTCGCGTTCATCGCGGCCATCCCGTACGCCAAGCCGTTCCACATGATCTCCTCGTTCGCGAACGTCGTCACGCGCGACGAGAAGGCGGGCGTTCGCCTCCCCGGCGTGCCCGAAGACGCCGGCCCCGACGACATTGGCTACGGCTCCATCGACGACTTCTCGTGGCGACACATCCTCGACCACGACGCCTGCACGAAGTGTGGTCGGTGTTCGTCAGTCTGCCCGGCGAAAGCATCCGGTCGCAACCTCGACCCGCGCGACGTGATCCTCGACCTAAAACAGTACCGCGAGGACCTCGACGCCGGGCGAACCGAAGAGATCGAGATCGTCGCCGACGGCGGCGAGTCGGTCATCGCGGCAGAGTCGATGGAGTCGTGCATGTCCTGTATGGCGTGCATGGACGCCTGTCCCGTCGACATCGAACACGTCTCGGAGTTCACGCAGATGAACCGCCGCCTCACCGAGACGGGCCAGATGGACGAGATGGTCCAGGACGCGATGATGAACGTGTTCCAGAACGGCAACACGTTCGGTGACCCCGCCCGCAAGCGCCCCGACTGGACCGACGACTTGGACTTCGAGGTGCCCGACGCCCGCGAGGAGGACGTGGAGTTCCTCTGGTACGTCGGCGAGTACCCCAGTTACGACGAACGCAACCAACGGGTCGCCCGGTCGCTGGCGACGCTGTTCGAGCGAGCGAACGTCTCCTACGGCATCCTCTACGAGGACGAACAGCACGACGGCAACGACGTGCGCCGCGTCGGCGAGGAGGGCCTGTTCGAGATGCTCGTCGAGGACAACGCCGAGGCGTTCGCCTCCTGTACCTTCGAGAAGGTGGTCACGACCGACCCCCACTCGATGAACACCTTCCGCAACGAGTACCCCGAGATGAGCGAGTTCGACGCGCCCGTGTTCCACTACACGCAGGTCGTCGAGAACCTCGTTGAGTCGGGTCGACTCGGCCTCGACGGGACGGAACTCGACTACACCGCGACGTACCACGACCCGTGTCACCTCGGTCGGATGAACGACGTGTACGAGGCCCCACGCGACCTCATCCGCGCCACGGGCGTCGACCTGTACGAGATGCCGCGCAACCGCGCGGACTCCTTTTGCTGTGGGGGCGGCGGCGGCGGCCTCTGGATGGACCAAGACGAGGACGTGAAGCCGAGCGAGGAGCGTCTGCGCGAGGCACTGGAGGACACCGACGCGGGCGACGCCGTCGAGAAGTTCGTCGTCGCCTGTCCGATGTGCGGGACGATGTACGAGGACGGCCGCAAGACCGGCGACTTCGAGGACGACATCGAGATTATCGACATCGCGGAACTGCTGTGTGAGGCGCTGGCGGCGAAAGAGGGAACGGGTGTCGAGTCGCCCGCCGACGCTGACGGCGACACGTCGCCCGCGGCGGCAGACTGAACGAAGCGGCGCTGTTGTTTACGACCGCGAGGCGTCCACGTCGATAGCGTCGACGGGACAGATATCTACACACAGCATACAGTCGATACACTGGTCCTCACGGGTCGGTTCGACCTTCTTCTCGCTGGCGGGGTGGTCGGGCGTGTCGACCCAGTCGAACACGTCGACCGGGCAGTTCTCCAGACACGCGCCGTCGGCGATGCAGATGTCGTAGTCGACGGCGACGTGGCTCCCGTGGATGCCGAGTTTCTCCGGTGGGTCGACCGGCCCCCACACGTCGAGGCCGTTCTCCTCGCCCGCGTGCTCTCGGTTCTCGTCGAAGTTCGGATCGATTCCCATTGCCGACTCTTTCGCGGTCACGTACAAAAACGCCGGCATCCGATCACTCGGGCGACACCCGAGCGCCGGATTCGAGGGTTACGACCTGCGACGCCCGCGACGGCCAACCACGCCGGCCGCGACTGTGACCGCCGCGAGTGCGAGTGTCGAGACGAGAATGCCGAACCCAGGTGCGGCCGCGTCGGACGAGGCCGAGTCCGTTCGATCGGTCGTCGTCGCCGCTGCTGTCGCGTTCACACTCCCCGGTGGCGTCGGCGACGACCCCGCCGCGTCACCGACGTACAGCGGGATCGAATCCTGAACTGCGCCGGCGGCGTACACGGAGACGGTGTACACGCCCGGCGGAAGGGCGTCGCCGGGTGCGCCCTCGACGGAGACGTTTCCGGCCGACCCGTCCGTCACGGAGAGCGCCTCCGTCGACCCGCGCCCGGCGGCGGTCGTGTCGAACCGGGCGGTCAGTTGGACGCCGCCCGTCGGCCCGACGTCGGCGGCGTACCGGAAGCCGTCGGGGCCGGTCACTCGAAATCGTGCGCCGTAGGCGTTGTGGAAGGTGATTTTCATCGCGACGACGCCACCGGGGTCCGTCCGGGCCTCTGAGACGTTGAACAGGACGAACGAGTGGGTCGTGGCGGCGGTCGTCGTCACCGACGCCGACTGCGTCGAGAGGGTAGGAGCGGCCGACGCCGCTGCGACCGCACCGCCCGTGACCAGTGTGACGACGAGACACACGAGCACCAGCGTTCGGACGGTCGTACTCCTCGGTCGACGGTTCACACGCACCGTTCGACGTGGACGGGCGAAACCGCTTCGGAAATCGGTCGTGTGTCCGACACGATTACCTCGCCGACGCGTGAGTCTCCGTCGTGAATCGCATCAACGTCGACGACCTCGAGTGGGACGAAAACGACCGAAGCGAGACGGTCGGCTGGCGGCGTAAGCGACTGGCCGCGGCCGCCGGGGGCGACGCCCTCGGGTGTAGCCTGTACGAACTCCCGGCGGGCAAGCGTGCGTGGCCGTACCACTACCACGCGGGCAACGAGGAGGCACTGTACGTCCTCGCGGGCGAGGGTACCATCCGGCACGACGGCGGGACGAGTCCGCTCCGCGCCGGCGACTACGTGGCGCTGCCCGCCGGCCGCGAGGGTGCGCACCGCGTCGTCAACGACTCCGAGGGCGTCTTGCGCTACCTCGCCGTCTCGACGATGCGCGACCCAGAGGTGCTCGTGTACCCCGACTCCGACAAGGTCGGAGCGTTAGCCGGGTCCGCGCCTGGTGGGGAAAAGGAGCGAGACGTGAGCGCGTACTTCCGGCGCGAGGACAGCGTAGACTACTGGAAGGGCGAAGAAGAGTAAGCGGCGACCGAAGGCGTCCAGTCGTCGTCTGAACGGAAGGAGCGAGGAGAGCGCTCAGACGGCCTCGCCGGTGCCGCCGGCGTCGGCGTGTGTGTCGTCCTCGGCGTGGACCTCCAAGACCCGTATCTCGAACTCGACGCGCCGACCGGCGAGTTCGTGGTTGAAGTCGACGGTCGCCGTGTCGTCGTCGACGGCGACGATCCAGCCGACGTCGCCGCGTTCGCTTCGCACGAGTTCGTCGACCGCGGCGTCGGTCCCGCTTCGCTCCTCCAGTACCTCCCGCGAGACGGTCACGACCGCGTCGTCGTCGCGGGTGCCGTACGCCTCTTCGGGGGCGAGCGTGACCGTCTTGGTCTCGCCTGTCTCCATCCCCCGGACCGCCTGGTCGAGGCCGGGGATGACGTGGCCCTCGCCGACCCGGAACTCCAGCGGCACGAAGTCGCGGCTGTCGTGGTAGATGCCCTCCTCCAGCGCCACATCCACGTCGGTCGTCTCGAAGACGTCGCCTGCGTCGGGGCCGTCGGCGAAGCTGCCGGTGAGGTGGACAATGGCGATGCGTCCGGGCTTGACGGTCGTCGTCATCGCTCCTCGACGGTGCACGTCACCGCGTGGGACATGTACGCGTTGTTGCCGTAGCCGCCCTGGTTCCACGGGAACTGGTCGTTCTCGATACCGCGGAGTTGCTGGTCGGGTGCGGAGACGGTCGCTGGCTGGGTGTATCCCCGCTCGTCGGTCGCCCGCGAGGCGAGCGTGTACTCGCCGGGTGAGGGATCGCTCCACACGTAGCGGAACTGCCGCCACCCCGTCGCCTCACCCATCGGTCCGAAGAACTCCGCCTCGTTCCAGGTGTCGCCGCCGTCGGTCGACACCTCGACCGTCTCGACGGCGTCGTCGCCGGCCCACGCAACGCCGATGACTTCGACGGTGCCCGACGGTGACGGCGTGACGGTCTGCTCCTCGCCGGGGTAGCCGATGAGCGACTTCTCCACCTGGTCGTACATGTACGCGTTCCGTATCTCCTCGGTCCGCTCCATCTGCTCGCGCGTGTCGTACGTCGGGATGCGCTCGTACTGTGTGGCGCTGGAGTCTTCGGCGGGGTCGACCCGGTAGGAGTACTGCTGCCAGTGGGTGAACGTGCGCTGCCCGTTCTCGGGAGCCCCCTCCTCCTCCCACGGCTGTCCGATCACCATCGTCTCCATCACGTGCATCCGGTTGACCCACTTGACGTTGTTACAGCCGAACCAGCCCGGGACGAGGAGTCGGACCGGGAAGCCGTGGTCTGCCGACACTGGCGAGCCGTTCATGTTGTACGCCAACAGCGTGTCGTCGAGCACCTTCGACATCGGGATGGAGCGGGTGAACACGTCCTCACCCTCCGGGTGTTCACCGCCCATCACCGTGAGGAAGTACTCCTCGCTCGTCTCCGCGCCGTACGCCTCCAGAATCTCCGAGATGGGGGTGCCCGTCCAGACGGTGTTGCCG harbors:
- a CDS encoding L-threonylcarbamoyladenylate synthase, which produces MPSDDPTDERSNDDVERAATAIRAGEAVVYPTETVYGLGADATNADAVERVFELKGRARDKPLSVAFGSVEAALSLVPASDRAARFAQAFLPGPVTVVVDRGDTLAPELTDGDPRVGIRVPDHATARALADAAGPITATSANRSGAGSVRRVADLDPAIREAVGAVIDEGETPGGESTVVDPDRGVIHRAGPLADEIREWLATHP
- a CDS encoding conditioned medium-induced protein 4 — translated: MDEKTAELRDIFLDTTGGETVTERQEEGRGSLAAESNADERVAELVGRMRERYDFESDLSASDLQRVVSLFFEEADDDAIADELGIDGDEVFDARMDLHLVRESDRDAPFEFAALRSLHVDDVPIPERAAELDADEETVAHYSRVVAVDARSTRANDRFRDEFAELLTESDLKEGHTADAREDGLREAAEDIETNVSF
- a CDS encoding hemolysin family protein, with the translated sequence MGLPPVLASVVAPAQLGGLANVVPINDTTITIAGVFAIVVLIGLSAFFSSSEIAMFSLASHRVEQLVEDGKVGAEAVKELKDDPHRLLVTILVGNNIVNIAMSSIATGLFAIYMSQGQAVIAATFGITALVLLFGESAPKSYAVENSESWAMRIARPLKLSEYVLFPLIVVFDYLTRVINKVTGGRSAIETSYVTRDEIQNMIQTGEREGVIEEEEREMLDRIFRFNKTIAKEVMTPRLDVTAVPKDASIDEAIETCVQADHERVPVYEGNLDNIIGVVNIRDLVRARYYGEGENTLAGVVQPTLHVPESKNADELLEEMQDTRMQMVVVIDEFGTTEGILTLEDMVEEIVGEILEGDEEEPFEFVDDNTVLVRGEVNIDEVNEVLDIELPEGQEFETLAGFVFNRAGRLVEEGEEIDYEGVKIRIEEVDHTRIMRARVTVTDEYFAIDDEEAETGAEAEN
- a CDS encoding glutaredoxin family protein; protein product: MSETDITLYRLQACPYCERVVRKLDQYDLAYESRFVEPMHSDRNAVARLTGKRSVPAIRDENTGVTMSESGNIVEYLDRTYGEGGAAGGA
- a CDS encoding cupin domain-containing protein; its protein translation is MNRINVDDLEWDENDRSETVGWRRKRLAAAAGGDALGCSLYELPAGKRAWPYHYHAGNEEALYVLAGEGTIRHDGGTSPLRAGDYVALPAGREGAHRVVNDSEGVLRYLAVSTMRDPEVLVYPDSDKVGALAGSAPGGEKERDVSAYFRREDSVDYWKGEEE
- a CDS encoding (Fe-S)-binding protein, whose protein sequence is MQADVTRETFWTIGPVGKAAFYYLAAVALAVFAYGTYQRFARYAEGEDDWFDRLDDLPGRILRAARIVASNRNQYDRDLYAGVMHSFILWGFLTLLIGTTILGIDLDFWRPVTGSSFFVGDFYLSYSFVMDAMGLLFVVGVGMAIYRRYTEREGRLWGKHTSLEDDAFVWTLLALGVGGYVLEAFRIIGSAEFVAFERVSFVGYFLAGVFFEAGVDAGLAETLYHWTWWSHAILAFAFIAAIPYAKPFHMISSFANVVTRDEKAGVRLPGVPEDAGPDDIGYGSIDDFSWRHILDHDACTKCGRCSSVCPAKASGRNLDPRDVILDLKQYREDLDAGRTEEIEIVADGGESVIAAESMESCMSCMACMDACPVDIEHVSEFTQMNRRLTETGQMDEMVQDAMMNVFQNGNTFGDPARKRPDWTDDLDFEVPDAREEDVEFLWYVGEYPSYDERNQRVARSLATLFERANVSYGILYEDEQHDGNDVRRVGEEGLFEMLVEDNAEAFASCTFEKVVTTDPHSMNTFRNEYPEMSEFDAPVFHYTQVVENLVESGRLGLDGTELDYTATYHDPCHLGRMNDVYEAPRDLIRATGVDLYEMPRNRADSFCCGGGGGGLWMDQDEDVKPSEERLREALEDTDAGDAVEKFVVACPMCGTMYEDGRKTGDFEDDIEIIDIAELLCEALAAKEGTGVESPADADGDTSPAAAD
- a CDS encoding CRISPR-associated protein Cas4, which gives rise to MSTEKATFTDLATATYCPRQLYYDRREGDRSPPPEATRRIDLAFRYPELRSMDDATLSEEPIDCRPDEYRVALDSLAARDDWATLANPPYTRALLDGKDARGIAHKVLGAMGSDVPRDEDGDPTNAPPVPVIVSPGSPPEQGVWEPQSVKAVAAMAALSWSEERPIRRALVEYPAHAVVREVRASVRRSGTYRRVLRTLRAMEGVPARLSNDEKCRACRHRTNCGVRTRSLRSLQGL
- a CDS encoding 4Fe-4S dicluster domain-containing protein, encoding MGIDPNFDENREHAGEENGLDVWGPVDPPEKLGIHGSHVAVDYDICIADGACLENCPVDVFDWVDTPDHPASEKKVEPTREDQCIDCMLCVDICPVDAIDVDASRS
- a CDS encoding molybdopterin-dependent oxidoreductase, translated to MSQKESERRPEADDREGAPARDRYVERRRFLLATGALAGVGVLAGCGGSAPETETGSPTGTDTESPMATETEEPTETETETEEPTEESPSLAERYPGLRILSPEPENAEAAARSTYTEYITSREEHYIRNHYPTPSIEESEWTVSLTGLVDSEVELSMDEIKNSFGTASVTHTMQCAGNGRSYFDPQVGGNQWTYGAVGNTVWTGTPISEILEAYGAETSEEYFLTVMGGEHPEGEDVFTRSIPMSKVLDDTLLAYNMNGSPVSADHGFPVRLLVPGWFGCNNVKWVNRMHVMETMVIGQPWEEEGAPENGQRTFTHWQQYSYRVDPAEDSSATQYERIPTYDTREQMERTEEIRNAYMYDQVEKSLIGYPGEEQTVTPSPSGTVEVIGVAWAGDDAVETVEVSTDGGDTWNEAEFFGPMGEATGWRQFRYVWSDPSPGEYTLASRATDERGYTQPATVSAPDQQLRGIENDQFPWNQGGYGNNAYMSHAVTCTVEER
- a CDS encoding FKBP-type peptidyl-prolyl cis-trans isomerase encodes the protein MTTTVKPGRIAIVHLTGSFADGPDAGDVFETTDVDVALEEGIYHDSRDFVPLEFRVGEGHVIPGLDQAVRGMETGETKTVTLAPEEAYGTRDDDAVVTVSREVLEERSGTDAAVDELVRSERGDVGWIVAVDDDTATVDFNHELAGRRVEFEIRVLEVHAEDDTHADAGGTGEAV
- a CDS encoding peroxiredoxin family protein, which gives rise to MVDFDVVELPETDHVAEGEAAPDFTRPLVGAEYWRDAALSDIEGPVALVFFPMDGAFPATYVWNEIRDREWGHGDSEGVTVVGVSISTPYEHKTFLDEREMEYELFSDPGCGVGEAYGVVHDLDGMTGVREHRPAIFLLDDDHTVEYAWVAAEWPDFPDYDEVESHLDSL